Proteins encoded within one genomic window of Brassica rapa cultivar Chiifu-401-42 chromosome A09, CAAS_Brap_v3.01, whole genome shotgun sequence:
- the LOC103839784 gene encoding uncharacterized protein LOC103839784 produces the protein MGTTKAFIQRNRDQNTHKKREGELKTKIMLTSRAWIIASGLVGAISLMLRSVLNFSFTGFHFSLPTLNPLFIIINGIIFALAASSSLFGHGSDSSATEHNHDHDTYHHYEHDDHNHNHSQNHDHDRSWNNSSSDFSFDQYNNKVHEVKKFPVKSEKSESGGSSSNRRPVSSPEIQFPSKAPEKPTGPRRPPVPLKTFPQDDKSGDESETMDEMWKRVKAEKQPPKSNTVQGHVISRNGSRMSTSSCPSPSRARRPPSSSSGSGKKLMDRIPSWVNLKKELSMGRDELNSRVEAFIRKFNDEMKLQRLESLRRYKLFRRRSEEE, from the exons ATGGGTACGACAAAGGCTTTCATTCAAAGAAACAGAGaccaaaacacacacaaaaagagAGAAGGCGAATTAAAGACAAAGATAATGTTAACATCAAGGGCATGGATCATCGCTTCAGGTTTGGTCGGAGCTATATCACTGATGCTCCGATCGGTGTTGAACTTCTCCTTCACCGGATTTCATTTCTCTCTCCCTACTTTAAACCccctcttcatcatcatcaacggAATCATCTTCGCTCTCGCAGCCTCCTCTTCTCTCTTCGGCCATGGATCTGACTCTTCGGCCACGGAGCATAACCACGATCATGATACATATCATCACTATGAACATGATGACCATAACCATAACCATAGCCAGAACCATGACCATGACCGTTCTTGGAATAACTCATCATCCGACTTTTCGTTTGATCAATAcaacaataaggttcatgaggTAAAAAAGTTCCCGGTGAAGTCAGAGAAGTCAGAGAGTGGAGGATCTTCTAGTAATCGTAGACCGGTTTCATCTCCGGAAATTCAATTTCCGTCAAAGGCGCCGGAGAAACCTACTGGACCCCGACGTCCACCTGTCCCTTTAAAGACTTTTCCACAAG ATGACAAGTCGGGTGATGAGAGCGAGACCATGGATGAGATGTGGAAGAGAGTCAAAGCCGAAAAACAACCACCGAAATCTAACACGGTTCAAGGCCACGTCATTTCAAGAAACGGCTCAAGAATGTCCACATCGTCGTGTCCATCCCCGTCGCGAGCGAGGAGGCCTCCTTCATCGTCCTCGGGGTCGGGAAAGAAGTTGATGGATAGAATTCCGTCGTGGGTGAATTTGAAAAAGGAGTTGTCAATGGGAAGAGATGAGCTAAACTCACGAGTCGAAGCTTTCATTAGAAAATTCAACGATGAGATGAAATTGCAAAGGTTGGAATCTTTAAGACGTTACAAACTTTTCCGTCGTCGGAGCGAGGAAGAGTAA
- the LOC103839785 gene encoding putative L-type lectin-domain containing receptor kinase I.1 — protein MGSKRDRTRIYGVSTGEFNHQSYLISMTFKPKYNFHNIYGLDGVARIHNTDGLLQLTDDTTLQMGHAFFNRPFDFGSDQPLSFSTHFVCALVPKPGAGDGGHGTAFVLSSSMDLTQADPTQYLGLLNMSSNGYQILAVELDTVKTAEFDDMDNNHVGIDENSLHSVVSASASYYSDREGTNKSLTLLSGDPIHVWIDYEGTLLNVTLAPLIIDEKPSKPVLSRNINLTSIFPARKAFVGFSASTGTLVSYQYILGWSFSTSSNSLKSLDVSKLPTVPHPKMIPKKTSPPLIILMVILALIVMAVLGGVCEYRIRKYAEVKEPWEKPYGPLRYSYKSLYKATGGFSKDGRLGKGGFGEVYKGTMPLGGDIAVKRLSHGAEQGMKQFVAEVVTMGSLQHKNLVPLLGYCRRKGELLLVSKYMEGGSVDQYLFQDDKPPLSWSQRLAILRDIAAALCYLHTGASQVVLHRDIKASNVMLNGNLQGFLGDFGMARFDDNLSATAAVGTIGYMALELTSTGPSTWTDVYAFGAFMLEVACGRRPFDPEMPVEKRHLVKWVCECWRKGSLVDAMDTRLRGKFSLGEVETVLKLGLLCTCIVPDSRPTMEHVVQFINRHQTLPDFSPDTPGIGVSTPVLTRIHSLAITSTSETSSPSVSSSSANNSMFISHTIIYGDGR, from the coding sequence aTGGGGTCAAAGAGGGATCGAACCCGGATTTATGGAGTGTCAACAGGCGAATTTAACCATCAGAGCTACTTAATCTCCATGACATTTAAgcctaaatataattttcataacaTTTATGGGCTTGACGGCGTTGCAAGAATCCATAACACAGATGGACTTTTGCAGCTAACCGATGACACGACTCTTCAAATGGGTCATGCTTTCTTTAACCGTCCATTCGATTTCGGTTCTGATCAACCTCTCTCTTTCTCGACTCATTTCGTTTGCGCTCTGGTCCCTAAACCAGGAGCTGGTGATGGTGGGCATGGGACTGCCTTTGTTCTATCTTCTTCTATGGATCTCACTCAAGCAGACCCAACTCAATACTTAGGACTCTTAAACATGTCAAGTAACGGATATCAAATTTTAGCTGTCGAGCTCGACACCGTCAAAACGGCAGAGTTTGACGACATGGACAATAACCATGTCGGTATAGACGAAAACAGTCTCCATTCCGTTGTCTCGGCTTCAGCTTCTTATTACTCGGACAGAGAAGGGACGAACAAAAGCTTGACGCTCTTGAGTGGAGATCCTATACATGTGTGGATTGATTATGAAGGCACTCTACTCAACGTTACATTAGCTCCTTTAATAATAGATGAGAAGCCAAGTAAGCCTGTTTTATCAAGAAACATCAATCTCACATCAATCTTCCCAGCTCGAAAAGCTTTTGTCGGATTTTCTGCATCAACTGGAACATTGGTGAGTTATCAGTACATCTTAGGGTGGAGTTTCAGCACAAGTAGCAATTCATTAAAGAGCCTTGACGTCTCAAAACTTCCCACGGTCCCTCATCCCAAGATGATACCTAAGAAAACATCTCCTCCGCTTATTATTCTAATGGTTATACTTGCACTCATAGTGATGGCTGTTCTTGGAGGTGTGTGTGAGTACAGGATAAGGAAGTACGCTGAAGTGAAAGAGCCATGGGAAAAGCCGTACGGTCCACTTCGATATTCCTACAAAAGCTTGTATAAAGCAACAGGAGGGTTTAGCAAAGATGGTCGTCTTGGGAAAGGCGGTTTTGGAGAAGTCTATAAAGGAACTATGCCTCTTGGAGGAGATATAGCGGTGAAGAGACTATCACACGGCGCAGAGCAAGGGATGAAGCAGTTTGTTGCTGAAGTTGTGACAATGGGAAGTTTACAGCACAAGAACTTGGTTCCTCTTCTTGGGTATTGCAGGCGAAAAGGCGAGTTATTGCTGGTCTCCAAGTACATGGAAGGGGGTAGCGTTGATCAATACTTGTTTCAAGATGATAAACCACCTCTCTCGTGGTCTCAAAGACTCGCGATTTTGAGAGATATTGCAGCTGCGCTCTGTTACTTGCATACAGGAGCTAGTCAAGTTGTTTTACACCGAGATATCAAAGCTTCTAATGTCATGTTAAATGGAAATTTACAAGGGTTTTTAGGAGATTTTGGGATGGCTAGGTTTGATGACAACCTCTCTGCAACGGCAGCTGTTGGAACCATAGGTTACATGGCCCTCGAGCTGACATCAACAGGACCTTCCACTTGGACCGATGTGTACGCATTTGGGGCTTTCATGCTTGAAGTAGCATGTGGGAGGAGACCATTTGATCCCGAGATGCCGGTTGAGAAGCGACATTTGGTCAAGTGGGTTTGTGAATGTTGGAGAAAAGGTTCTCTAGTTGATGCTATGGATACAAGATTGAGAGGTAAATTCTCACTTGGAGAAGTCGAAACTGTTTTGAAACTCGGGTTGCTATGTACATGCATTGTACCAGATTCAAGACCAACAATGGAACACGTGGTGCAATTCATAAACAGACACCAAACACTGCCTGATTTCTCTCCAGATACTCCTGGAATTGGAGTTTCTACGCCGGTGTTGACGAGGATACATTCTTTGGCGATCACTTCCACTTCAGAGACCTCATCACCATcagtttcttcttcctctgccaATAATTCCATGTTCATTTCTCACACAATCATATATGGTGATGGAAGATGA